A region of the Legionella sp. PATHC035 genome:
AGACATTGAATGAGTTGAGACAAGAGCGTGATACTGTTAAGTCTTTAGGGTTGTTGGATTAAGGATAATTTCCTTTCTGTAGGTTTGCCCTCACCCCTGCCCCTCTCCCGATGACGGGAGAGGGGATTTTCAAATTTTCCCTCTGCAGAATAGGAATTGGTTTTTTCTTTAGAATAGGATTTTTTTCTTTAGAATGGCGATAGCTTTTTTTCTTTAGAATGGCGGTAGCCTTTTTCTTTAGAATCGGCATAGGTTTTTTGCTTTAGAATAAGAATAGGTTTCTTTCTTTTTCAAAGGGGTAGATACTTTTGAATCCCTACTCCCCTTGGGGAGAAGGTGCCTATAGGGCGGATGAGGGTCACTTTGGCCTATTTGCCATACTGATCGAATTAAAATCGTTTTCTTCAAACGATGAATGTTCTTGACGATTTTTATATTCTTCACTCTGATATATTCTAAAAAATTCTGAAAACTCTGATCGAGTTAAAATCTTTTCGGCTCCAGAATTGCGTAGAAGAGTAGAAATTGAGCGTCCATTAGATAATATTCCATTGAGTTTATCCATGAGTTGCTCGACTTGGACTAGGGGATCTGGATGGTTTTGCAGCAAGTCAGGTATGTATTTGACAATTGCTCTGGCGAGTTGTTCGTCGGTTAAGTATAGAATTAAACGTGTGCCTGCAATCTGAACAAAATTTTCTTTAGATTCCATGATCAAACGTGATAAAAATTCCGGATCTTTTTTCAAATGAGAATTTAGCCTTTTGCTAAACCCGAGAAAATTCCTGTGCGCAATTAACATGGCCGGTAATTCAGATTCTTCTTGCGGGGAAGTTTTTTCAGATATGGTGTTTAGCCAGGGGATAAGCTCCACATCATGTTGAGGATTTTGCAAAGCGTAAAAATGGAGTCTGGATGAAATTTTAGGACGGTTAATGAGGTATTTATTCCAGTCAACAACATCCTGATGTTGCTCAGCCAGCGAATCAACGGATTTTTTGATCGGTTCAAAATTGATGCCCCACTTTTCAAAATGGGGTAATGCGGATCCCAAAGCTTTTACCAATTCACGGAAGCTCGTTTTTTCATTAGCCTCATAGTTATCCATCGCGTCTTTGAGCTGTTGAATTTCATCATAGGTATATTTTCCATTTCTCATGGGGATCAAATGAAAAACAGATTCAATGGCTTCGTTTAAAGAAGCAAAAGGGTCATCCATAGATTCATCCTCATTAGGAGCAGGCCCTTCTTTAAAAGTAGTTTATAAAAAATGAAAATGCCAAGCTTTTTTACATATTGCACTCAATAAAGTGTTATTTTGTAAAAAAAGATCTTAAAATCAATGATTTTGTGCTGCAATGCAGCATTTGCGCCATTTAAATGTACAGTGAAAAGCAGCAGTTTTGGTGTGCATGAATGAACCTAAAGCGACGTGCTTGTATCGGATAATTCAGGTACAATAAGTCCATTATTTTTCCCAAAGCAGGTGCGCAACATGCAGTCGTTCAAGGTAAGCTGTGTCATTATTATTGCCATTGTTTTTTGGGCTTCAGCATTCGTTGGCATACGTATTGGTTTAGCCGGCTACTCTCCAGGAGCACTTGCTCTTTTACGATTTATTGTTGCATCGCTGTGTATGTTGGTCATTTACTGTAGTTTGGGAATTAAGAAACGAGTGCTATGGAAGGATCGTATTCAATTGCTTCTTGCGGGGATGGCCGGGATAGGAATTTATAATATTTGTTTGAATTATGGGGAGTTAAGCGTCTCTGCTGGCATAGCCAGTTTTGTTATTGGTTTAATGCCGGTGATGACCGTACTTTTATCACTGGTTTTTTTACGGGAAAAACTGACGCGCGGCGTTTGGTTCGGTATCTTCATCAGTATACTGGGTCTGGCTTTATTAGCGATTGGAGAGCGTTCAGAACCTGGAATGCAACAGGGAATTCTCGCCATTTTGGTATCGGCATTAATGGGTGCGATCTTAACTATCATTCAAAAGCAATTTGTGAGTGTTTATCATCCTGTGGCAATCATTGCTTGGGTTATGTGGGGAGGCACTTTGTTGCTAGCCCTATTTTTGCCTGACATGCTCCAGCAAATTCAAAGTGCTGATTTTCAAACTACCGCCGCTGTTATTTATATGGGCATATTTCCGGCTGCTCTTGCTTATTTGGCATGGGGCTACGTGTTGAAATATTTATCTGCTTCCAATGCATCCATCACCCTTTATGCACTGCCCATCGTATCGACCTTGATGGGTGTTTTTTTCTTGGATGAACACGTTTCACCCCGCTCGCTTGCAGGATGCAGTATTACTCTGTTGGGTGCTTTTGTTGCCAATCACTTTCAGGCGCGTCGAAAAGCCAACTTGGGCACGCAAAACTGAATCTTCCTCTAGATTTTCCAGATCGATGATGTCCTAAGTTTCTTACTTATTCACTGTGAAAAGAGGCCAACAGGGTTTATACTTTTACTTTCGTTTTGATGTCCCTTTGTGAGAGCACTCATGGAATTGAGAATTGATAATACCCCGTTTAAGGCGCTATTTCAGCCTTTAGATTTAGGCTTTACCCAATTAAAAAATCGTTTGTTAATGGGTTCCATGCATACTGGCCTTGAAGAAGATAAGGAAAGTTTAAATCGTTTGGCACAGTTTTATCGAGAAAGGGCACTGGGGGGAGTGGGATTAATCACCACAGGTGGCTTTGCACCCGATCGCGCAGGACGTTTAGCACCATTTGCCGCTAAATTGACGAACAGTAAAGAACAACATCGACATGAATTAATCACCCACACGGTACATGAAGCCGGGGGCAAAATTATTCTGCAAGCCTTGCATGCAGGTCGTTATGGCTATCATCCGTTTATTGTGGCACCCAGTGGCATCAAATCGCCCATTAGCCCTTTTAAGCCTTGGGTAA
Encoded here:
- a CDS encoding DMT family transporter; translation: MQSFKVSCVIIIAIVFWASAFVGIRIGLAGYSPGALALLRFIVASLCMLVIYCSLGIKKRVLWKDRIQLLLAGMAGIGIYNICLNYGELSVSAGIASFVIGLMPVMTVLLSLVFLREKLTRGVWFGIFISILGLALLAIGERSEPGMQQGILAILVSALMGAILTIIQKQFVSVYHPVAIIAWVMWGGTLLLALFLPDMLQQIQSADFQTTAAVIYMGIFPAALAYLAWGYVLKYLSASNASITLYALPIVSTLMGVFFLDEHVSPRSLAGCSITLLGAFVANHFQARRKANLGTQN